A region of Dictyostelium discoideum AX4 chromosome 1 chromosome, whole genome shotgun sequence DNA encodes the following proteins:
- the fimD gene encoding actin binding protein (calponin homology (CH) domain-containing protein) has protein sequence MSNNKNHHGKGNRNSINSQTSTEKLPQLNNGSNNNLTSILNTSGSPFVKSSSTSTISPFLMSKHSPPTSPMGIHRFNNSNNNNNNNNVNNIIYNNNNNNSNSNSNNNSNNNNNNFIQNNSGYFTPTNNNSSSNLKNTLDDTSIKEKIQQLGWMGSPQTASNGRLRSNSMAIGSPGSITFFQFQLEETNKKLEEKEKDAQLAAEIGKILLERNQELEDQLNTLLESEKKYTDHFSDYDFLKNQNEILIENLKEATNENEMLIERLKEEEEIQIQNNEKNKKLFMSQQNRSSPNKLEIEKMVMELEEYKLITKSKDKIITKIKGEKGDLEQKIDELSSGEALIFKELNDEINQLKEKNKSLSNKYKDLKSISNLNIRKSLLDDFNILKLTFQQNFENNSILSTLFSTNSNSPTTSTTSTSTSTITTTTSPTITTKNKIFNQEEDIKILLNSKDLLNSLNQNESILNQLIFKLQIIDRVAPQQQQQDDENNNILKEKEIEEISNKIGSIQLASSSSNVIKNSNGSPLPSSSSSLLQQQQQQQQQQIVSTSSSPTLSISSSSSSTIEGDNSNDYLLRCSILILISIYLSNTLNKLNDSFLKERGSKCELIEDISELNEKYQNINKINIKLEEKLEESNINLQNITDELNQIKINNVEIENNQNNQNNQNNDLILKKYYKMKYDKSVIGFSLVIQNLFERINSLELLNQEIIERNKSLHNQMEDIVCIKDNDISYIKQQCAILEEKAMIETSNSIELKENNSKLIQDLLQHQKNSFEKENQLKDKYDHELLKSKQQLQHQENQFNSELITIKQQFQIEKQDLQSSIEKQQQQFNNDLECCKIDSSKLNDQLNQSLQLKDNQIIQLNEQINKFKTKESCLNELIEFSDQEIKRLKNEINLTFEASKLEQLDAQEKNDELIDELNQKLDTQTLDIQNNLIEIENSKNQLVNQINILQNEKTSIETIFHEKLIQEQLLLNENQQLKLKLNQFEQQLKEIRELYDQQQLEQQQQFEQQLELQQQQQFELQQQKQLEQQQQQQQQQQQQQQQQQQKQQQQQQQQQQSVIEEKVIQTSPPPPPPSTSIITENNNNNNNEKVIHKCEILNDENGLAILKYVNKLLGKEIKSGCRECTLSLFSDGLLFCELINKFIPESIDSRGLFKVCKSKQDRIDNINVSLNSIKVLGFGTISSTTTTTSNNNNNNNNNNNNNNNNNNNNNNNSINNNNNNNSTSISFSSEGIMNNYSELISFLLEIFFIGNINKVNLSTHPELVYLWKHNPEHSISHSKREESWDSFIALEESCLLRRWVNHLLKQDSLDLISGFSIDFQKRAILILKTIIKKVYKKLNNENNDNEIESILNNISNNNNNNNSDNEEEIEKLFKFIDSKLLPNEMIVFKNDFLGGDQQKIIILLSQLLHLNSTIVLSSKDESEIRHNSPDLAPSSEEKACKGWLKTMDISTSSFSDDFGDGLLLLKALDKVQPGIVNWKLVNMNPTNTFSMTENCNYCVKLGKDLKFSLVGIAGRDFVDGIKKFLLSFVWQMMRLSVLKRANHFRSGSGKSQINTSSGSVGSNGSGTSNSNGGVNGSGGTNSGSGGFNNATLERGNSAPELTESDLVLKINRIVQKSSLSKQQTTSSHMKSFSDPSLKDGVFLLDLLDSIQPGCIDYQEVQKTDSFESYKSNAQYVITIARRLGCTAIIFWEDIVEVKQNMIMTFVCSLLELID, from the exons acattGGATGATACAAGTATTAAGGAAAAAATCCAACAATTGGGTTGGATGGGTAGTCCTCAAACTGCATCAAATGGTAGATTAAGATCAAATTCAATGGCAATTGGTTCTCCAGGATCCATAACAttctttcaatttcaattggaagaaactaataaaaaattggaagaaaaagaaaaagatgcTCAACTAGCCGCtgaaattggtaaaattCTTTTAGAAAGAAATCAAGAACTGgaagatcaattaaatacattattagaaagtgaaaaaaaatatactgACCATTTCTCTgattatgattttttaaaaaat caaaatgaaattttaattgaaaatttaaaagaggcaacaaatgaaaatgaaatgttaattgaaagattaaaagaggaagaagagattcaaattcaaaataatgaaaagaataaaaaattatttatgtcACAACAAAATAGatcatcaccaaataaacttgaaattgaaaagatGGTAATGGAATTGGaagaatataaattaattacaaaGTCAAAAGATAAAATCATAACAAAGATTAAAGGTGAAAAAGGTGATTTAGAACAAAAGATTGATGAATTAAGTAGTGGTGAGGCTTTAatctttaaagaattaaatgatgaaattaatcaattaaaagaaaagaataaatcattatcaaataaatataaagatttaaaatcaatttcaaatttaaatattagaaaatcattattggatgattttaatattttaaaattaacgTTTCaacaaaattttgaaaataattcaatattatcaacattattttctacaaattcaaattcaccaacaacatcaacaacatcaacatcaacatcaacaataacaacaactacatcaccaacaataacaacaaaaaataaaatatttaatcaagaagaagatattaaaatattattaaattcaaaagatttattaaattctttaaatcaaaatgaatcaattttaaatcaattaatttttaaattacaaataatagaTAGAGTtgcaccacaacaacaacaacaagatgatgaaaataataatattctaaaagaaaaagaaattgaagaaatatcaaataaaattggtaGTATTCAATTGGCATCATCAAGTAGTaatgttattaaaaatagtaatggtTCACCTTTaccatcttcttcttcttcattgttacaacaacaacaacaacaacaacaacaacaaatagtTTCTACATCATCTTCACCAACGTTATCTATAtcttcgtcatcatcatcaacaatagaaggtgataattcaaatgattatttattaagatgttcaatattaatattaatttcaatttatctttcaaatacattaaataaattgaatgattcatttttaaaagaaagagGTTCAAAATGTGAACTAATTGAAGATATTTcagaattaaatgaaaaatatcaaaatattaataaaattaatataaaattagaaGAGAAATTAGAAGaatcaaatataaatttacaaaatattacagatgaattaaatcaaattaaaattaataatgttgaaattgaaaataatcaaaataatcaaaataatcaaaataatgatttaatattaaaaaaatattataaaatgaaatatgaTAAAAGTGTAATTGGATTTTCACTAGtgattcaaaatttatttgaaagaattaattcattagAGTTATTAAATCAAGAGATAATTGAAAGAAATAAATCATTACACAATCAAATGGAAGATATAGTTTGTattaaagataatgatattaGTTATATTAAACAACAATGTGCAATACTTGAAGAGAAAGCAATGATTGAaacttcaaattcaattgaattaaaagaaaacaatTCTAAATTAATTCAAGATCTATTACAACATCAAAAGAATTCATTCGAAAAAGAGAACCAATTAAAGGATAAATACGATCacgaattattaaaatcaaagcaacaattacaacaccAAGAGAATCAATTCAACTCGGAATTAATCACAATtaaacaacaatttcaaattgaaaaacaagatttacaatcatcaattgaaaaacaacaacaacaatttaataatgatttagaGTGTTGTAAAATTGATTCCTCGAAATTGaatgatcaattaaatcaatcattacaattaaaagataatcaaATCATACAATTGAAtgaacaaattaataaatttaaaactaaagaatcatgtttaaatgaattgattgaatttagtgatcaagaaattaaaagattaaaaaatgaaatcaatttaaCTTTTGAAGCTTCAAAATTGGAGCAATTGGATGCTCAAGAAAAGAATGATGAATTAATAgatgaattaaatcaaaaattggATACTCAAACTTTAGATATCCAAAATAATcttattgaaattgaaaattcaaagaatcaattagtaaatcaaattaatatacttcaaaatgaaaaaacttCAATCGAAACAATATTtcatgaaaaattaattcaagaacaattattattaaatgaaaatcaacaattaaaattaaaattaaatcaatttgaacaacaattaaaagaaattagagaATTATatgatcaacaacaattagaacaacaacaacaatttgaaCAGCAATTAGAGttacaacagcaacaacaatttgaactacaacaacagaaACAACTagagcaacaacaacaacaacaacaacaacaacaacaacaacaacaacaacaacaacaaaaacaacaacaacaacaacaacaacaacaacaatcagtGATTGAGGAAAAAGTTATTCaaacatcaccaccaccaccaccaccatcaacatCTATAATaactgaaaataataataataataataatgaaaaagttaTTCATAAATGCGaaatattaaatgatgaaaatggtttagcaatattaaaatatgttaataaattattgggTAAAGAGATAAAAAGTGGATGTAGAGAATgtacattatcattattttcagatggtttattattttgtgaattaattaataaattcattccAGAATCAATCGATAGTAGAGGTTTATTTAAAGTTTGTAAAAGTAAACAAGATAGAATAGATAATATAAATgtatcattaaattcaataaaagTATTAGGTTTTGGTACAAtttcttcaacaacaacaacgacaagtaataataataataataataataataataataataataataataataataataataataataataataatagtattaataataataataataataattcaacatcaATTTCATTCTCAAGTGAAGGTATAATGAATAATTATTcagaattaatttcatttttattagaaattttctttattggtaatattaataaagttAATTTATCAACTCATCCTGAATTAGTTTATCTTTGGAAACATAATCCAGAACATTCAATTAGTCATTCAAAGAGAGAAGAAAGTTGGGATAGTTTCATTGCATTAGAAGAATCATGTCTATTAAGAAGATGGGTTAATCATTTGTTAAAGCAAGATTCTTTAGATTTAATTAGtggtttttcaattgattttcaaaaacgtgctattttaattttaaaaactattatcaaaaaagtttataaaaagttaaataatgaaaataatgataatgaaattgaatcaatattaaataatattagtaataataataataataataatagtgataatgaagaagaaatagaaaaattatttaaatttattgattcaaaattattaccaaatgaaatgattgtatttaaaaatgattttttaggTGGGGATCAAcaaaaaatcattatattattatcacaatTATTACATTTAAATTCAACCATTGTTTTATCATCAAAGGATGAGAGTGAAATTAGACATAATTCACCAGATTTAGCACCTTCAAGTGAAGAGAAAGCATGTAAAGGTTGGTTAAAAACAATGGATATTAGTACTTCATCATTTTCTGATGATTTTGGTgatggtttattattattgaaagcATTGGATAAAGTTCAACCTGGTATAGTCAATTGGAAATTGGTCAATATGAATCCAACAAATACTTTTAGTATGACCGAGAATTGTAATTATTGTGTAAAGTTGGGTAAAGATTTGAAATTTTCTTTGGTTGGTATTGCAGGTCGTGATTTCGTTGATGgtattaaaaagtttttattatctttcgTTTGGCAAATGATGAGATTATCAGTTTTAAAGAGAGCAAATCATTTTAGAAGTGGTAGTGGAAAAAGTCAAATTAATACAAGTAGTGGTAGTGTTGGTAGTAATGGAAGTGGTActagtaatagtaatggtggtgtcaatggtagtggtggtactaatagtggtagtggtggatTTAATAATGCAACATTGGAAAGAGGAAATAGTGCTCCAGAATTAACTGAGTCTGATCtagttttgaaaataaatagaatAGTTCAAAAATCATCTCTATCAAAACAACAAACAACTAGTTCACATATGAAATCTTTCTCTGACCCTTCATTGAAAGATGGTGTTTTCTTATTAGACCTTTTAGATTCCATTCAACCTGGCTGTATTGATTATCAAGAGGTACAAAAAACAGATTCTTTTGAAAGTTATAAATCAAATGCTCAATATGTTATTACAATTGCTCGTAGATTAGGATGTACTGCAATCATTTTTTGGGAAGATATTGTCGAAGTTAAACAAAATATGATAATGACTTTTGTTTGTTCTTTATtggaattaattgattaa
- the magA gene encoding DNA-3-methyladenine glycosylase I: MFKYPFTTFKHLFSIPTSNNYIMSSTARIITRQRSTTTTTTPIIVNSPVVKKKTTNIKNNKIKNKKVEEGGEDLLKAPIEKKGFKPLDSKKRCFWISLTKDEEYIHYHDNEWGKENRDSQRLFEKICLEAQQAGLSWITVLKKRQNYRDSFYNFDPKLIVDNITPEVIENSLMKNTGLIRNRLKLQAIVDNARAYLKMRDQDKIEFSTFIWSFVNNKSSIGQRVTGDTSVQGSRPLTRNEVSDAMSVALKKKGFKFIGTTTLYAFMQSVGIINDHCKDCEFNPINQKKNI; the protein is encoded by the coding sequence ATGTTTAAATATCCTTTTACAACCtttaaacatttattttcaataccaacttcaaataattatattatgtCATCAACAGCTAGAATTATCACTAGACAAAGAtcaactaccaccactactaccccaataatagtaaattcTCCAgtagtcaaaaaaaaaacaacaaatataaaaaataataaaattaaaaataaaaaagtagaAGAGGGAGGtgaagatttattaaaagcaccaattgaaaaaaaaggatttaaaCCATTAGATAGTAAAAAGAGATGTTTTTGGATAAGTTTAACTAAAGATGAAGAGTATATTCATTATCATGATAATGAATGGGGTAAAGAGAATCGTGATTCTCAAAgattatttgaaaagattTGTTTAGAGGCTCAACAAGCTGGTTTATCGTGGATAACTGTATTGAAAAAGAGACAAAACTATAGAGATAGTTTCTATAATTTCGATCcgaaattaattgttgataatattaCACCAGAGGTAATTGAAAACAGTCTAATGAAAAACACAGGTTTAATCAGAAACCGTTTAAAGTTACAAGCAATAGTTGATAATGCAAGAGCTTATTTAAAGATGCGTGATCaagataaaattgaattctCAACATTCATTTGGTcatttgttaataataaatcttcaATTGGTCAAAGAGTGACCGGTGATACAAGTGTTCAAGGTAGTAGACCATTAACTAGAAATGAAGTTTCCGATGCTATGTCTGTtgctttaaaaaaaaaaggcttCAAATTCATTGGTACAACCACCCTTTATGCTTTTATGCAATCAGTTGGTATCATTAATGATCATTGCAAAGATTGTGAATTTAATccaataaatcaaaaaaaaaatatataa
- the MYH gene encoding A/G-specific adenine DNA glycosylase (mutY homolog) gives MRKKIKIEYEEEDNENNNNLSDITEDEDNSDEDYVERKKKPTTKKTNSKVKKNNTTTTTTTTKTSIKVKDESIESIELKPCQHSLKLHKFKNKQEIQEIRESMLGWYEKNKRDLPWRKHDNSLDENVIAYRVWVSEIMLQQTRVATVIEYFNKWIEKWPTINDLASTTIEEVNKVWSGLGYYRRAKNLWLGSKYVVDNFNSKIPSDVKSLLEINGIGPYTAGAISSIAFNKPVPLVDGNVIRVLSRVRSIGANPKLSSTVKLFWELGNDLVESVENPCNFNQSLMELGATICSVQSPQCKQCPIQSNCQAYQQEKQFIKPEPKNSISKFFQPKNNNNTNDIESSSSSTKPIVTLNLTDICKICQSFEDSDGPTESVCRYPKKVLKTKARDENVNVFLIHQTKSNLFLLTQRPDTGLLASLFEAPSIIEELQSKRKIKKDKEDDNSEEEEEENDKSEESDDDDDEKNSKKRKKPTTKKTTNKITKEFIEKEILKKLFKSSTDITIKSVKSIGTVLHKFSHINQTLTVYDCPCDFKKEPIPNDKSKTKNICWLKLDEIQSSVGVSKQMLKCFDLIK, from the coding sequence atgagaaaaaaaatcaaaattgaATATGAGgaagaagataatgaaaataataataatttaagtgATATTAcagaagatgaagataataGTGATGAAGATTATGttgaaagaaagaaaaaaccaacaactaaaaaaaccaattctaaagttaaaaagaataatacaaccaccactactactacaaccaAAACTTCAATTAAAGTTAAagatgaatcaattgaatcaattgaattaaaaccaTGTCAACATAGTTTAAAATtacataaatttaaaaataaacaagaGATTCAAGAGATTAGAGAATCAATGTTAGGATGGtatgaaaagaataaaagaGATTTACCATGGAGAAAGCATGATAATTCACTTGACGAGAATGTTATAGCTTATAGAGTTTGGGTATCAGAGATAATGTTACAACAAACTAGAGTGGCCACTGTAATTGAATACTTTAATAAATGGATTGAAAAATGGCCAACTATCAATGACCTCGCATCTACAACAATTGAAGAAGTCAATAAAGTTTGGTCAGGCCTTGGTTATTATAGACGTGCTAAAAACCTATGGTTAGGTTCAAAATATGTAGTTGACAATTTCAATTCTAAGATTCCATCAGatgttaaatcattattagaaATCAATGGTATTGGTCCATATACAGCTGGTGCAATTTCATCTATTGCTTTCAATAAACCTGTACCATTAGTTGATGGAAATGTAATTAGAGTGTTAAGTCGTGTTAGATCAATTGGTGCAAATCCAAAACTATCTTCAAcagttaaattattttgggAATTAGGTAATGATTTAGTTGAATCTGTTGAAAATCCTTGTAATTTCAATCAATCCCTAATGGAATTGGGTGCCACCATTTGTTCTGTTCAATCACCACAATGTAAACAATGTCCAATTCAATCAAATTGTCAAGCATATCAACAAGAGaaacaatttataaaacCTGAaccaaaaaattcaatttcaaaattttttcaaccaaaaaataataataatacaaatgatatagaatcatcatcatcatcaacaaaaccaatagtaacattaaatttaactgatatttgtaaaatttgtCAAAGTTTTGAAGATTCTGATGGTCCAACTGAAAGTGTTTGTAGATATccaaaaaaagttttaaaaacaaaagcTAGAGATGAAAATGTAAAcgtatttttaattcatcaaacaaaaagtaatttatttttattaactcAACGTCCTGATACTGGTTTATTAGCATCATTATTTGAAGCACCATCAATTATTGAAGAACttcaatcaaaaagaaaaattaaaaaagataaagaagatgataatagtgaagaagaagaagaagaaaatgataaaagtgaagaaagtgatgatgatgatgatgaaaagaattctaaaaaaaggaaaaaaccaacaacaaagaaaacaacaaataaaataacaaaagaatttatagaaaaagaaattttaaagaaattatttaaatcatcaacaGATATAACAATTAAATCTGTTAAATCTATTGGAACAGTTTTACATAAATTCTCACATATTAATCAAACATTAACAGTTTATGATTGTCCatgtgattttaaaaaagaaccaattccaaatgataaatctaaaactaaaaatatttgttGGTTAAAACTTGATGAAATTCAATCATCAGTTGGTGTTTCAAAACAAATGTTAAAatgttttgatttaataaaataa